One part of the Enterococcus sp. DIV1094 genome encodes these proteins:
- the sapR gene encoding two-component system response regulator SapR gives MAKIMVVEDEEIIRQLIMEELEKWQFETYGTSDFNQVFADFEKEEPQLVLLDINLPVFDGYYWCQKIREISKVPIIFISSRNTNMDMIMAMNMGADDFVTKPFQIDVLIAKINALLRRSYNYGELSSEMMTHNGITLNVDNGSMEINGEMIDLSKNEYRLLFILMKQHGKILTREKLLRALWDDERFVDDNTLTVNINRLRRKIEQAGITGYIETKVGQGYIVP, from the coding sequence ATGGCTAAAATTATGGTAGTAGAAGATGAAGAGATCATTCGTCAGCTGATTATGGAAGAGTTGGAGAAATGGCAATTTGAAACGTATGGAACATCAGATTTCAATCAGGTTTTTGCTGATTTTGAAAAAGAAGAACCGCAGCTTGTTCTGTTAGATATCAATCTACCCGTTTTTGATGGTTATTATTGGTGTCAAAAAATTCGTGAGATCTCTAAAGTACCGATCATTTTTATTTCAAGTCGTAATACCAATATGGATATGATCATGGCAATGAATATGGGGGCGGATGATTTTGTGACGAAGCCGTTCCAAATCGATGTCTTGATTGCTAAAATCAATGCTTTGTTACGTCGTTCATACAATTATGGTGAGTTGTCGAGTGAGATGATGACACATAATGGCATCACATTGAATGTTGATAACGGCAGTATGGAGATCAATGGCGAAATGATCGATTTGAGTAAAAATGAGTATCGCCTGTTATTCATTCTAATGAAGCAACACGGCAAGATTTTGACTCGCGAAAAATTATTGCGTGCATTATGGGATGATGAACGGTTTGTTGATGACAATACATTGACGGTCAACATCAATCGTTTGCGTCGTAAGATCGAACAAGCAGGTATCACCGGCTATATCGAAACAAAAGTCGGCCAGGGGTATATCGTTCCCTGA
- a CDS encoding MFS transporter — protein MQKEKQLQLVPAVLATGIMSFSGVLIETAMNVTFPTLIQEFQISTSQVQWVTTIYLLMIAIIVPLSTYLTKNFSIRTLFLSSNLLFIAGLLVDYFSPTFLLLLLGRVLQGAATGIALPLMFHIILTFAPMGKRGTMMGLGTLTTAIAPAIGPTYGGILTANFSWSHIFLFLLPVLLLSLGIGLYAIPKFAVEKTGRLDLLSVFGVCLMFSGSLTFLSMFKDWIGWVSLVIAILGFLLFYQRTKKATHPLIRLEIFKNRTFRLFLFSFLVYQFLLLGVSFVLPNFVQIVQGNNAFVAGLAMLPGAAIGALLSPFSGKLLDQHGPKKPIFIGLLFSLVGWSVLVVILGHASLGFLIACHFFYMIGIGLSYSNMMTTGMNALSMELQSDGNAVFNTLQQFSGAVATTLVAVIINFFQDHRSNSYEAATTLGSKVALGVLLCLLIISLLLFIRYMMQKPKQEQN, from the coding sequence ATGCAAAAAGAAAAACAACTACAGTTAGTTCCGGCAGTACTTGCCACAGGGATCATGTCATTTTCTGGGGTTTTGATTGAAACCGCAATGAACGTGACTTTCCCTACACTTATCCAAGAATTTCAAATCAGTACGTCTCAGGTACAATGGGTTACGACCATCTATTTGTTGATGATTGCGATCATCGTACCCCTTTCGACCTATCTGACAAAAAACTTTAGTATCCGAACACTTTTCTTGAGTTCTAATTTACTATTTATTGCTGGTTTGTTGGTCGATTACTTTTCTCCTACCTTCTTGTTATTGCTCTTAGGTCGTGTGCTCCAAGGGGCTGCGACAGGGATCGCCTTGCCTTTGATGTTTCATATCATTTTGACTTTTGCCCCTATGGGAAAAAGAGGCACGATGATGGGACTCGGTACTTTGACAACTGCGATTGCTCCAGCGATCGGTCCAACATATGGTGGGATTTTGACTGCTAACTTCTCATGGAGTCATATTTTCCTCTTTCTATTGCCAGTATTGCTCCTTTCACTTGGGATCGGCTTATATGCGATTCCAAAATTTGCGGTTGAGAAAACTGGTCGCCTAGATTTACTTAGTGTCTTCGGTGTTTGTCTGATGTTTAGTGGAAGCCTTACGTTTTTAAGTATGTTTAAAGACTGGATTGGCTGGGTGTCCTTGGTCATCGCTATTTTAGGCTTCTTGCTTTTCTATCAACGAACAAAAAAAGCCACACACCCTTTGATCCGACTAGAGATTTTTAAAAATCGCACGTTCCGCTTATTTTTATTTAGTTTTTTAGTTTATCAATTTTTACTGCTTGGTGTTTCCTTTGTCCTACCGAACTTTGTCCAAATCGTTCAAGGAAACAATGCGTTTGTCGCAGGTTTAGCGATGCTTCCAGGGGCAGCGATTGGTGCTCTCTTATCTCCTTTCTCAGGGAAATTACTCGACCAACACGGACCTAAAAAACCGATTTTTATTGGTCTCTTGTTTTCATTGGTGGGTTGGAGTGTCCTTGTCGTGATACTAGGCCACGCATCACTAGGCTTCTTGATTGCTTGTCACTTCTTCTATATGATCGGTATCGGCCTTTCTTATAGTAATATGATGACAACTGGGATGAATGCTTTATCAATGGAATTACAATCAGACGGTAATGCTGTATTCAATACGTTACAACAATTTTCCGGAGCTGTCGCTACTACGCTAGTTGCTGTGATCATCAACTTTTTCCAAGACCATCGTTCGAATAGTTATGAAGCCGCAACTACACTCGGTTCAAAAGTGGCTTTAGGTGTCCTACTTTGCTTATTGATCATCAGCTTGCTCCTATTTATCCGTTACATGATGCAAAAGCCTAAGCAAGAACAAAATTAG
- a CDS encoding GyrI-like domain-containing protein — MEKIEWRKNDPSYRMSKKPQLLKLRAKNFFCINGVGDPNGEEFKRRIGCLYAVSYTIRMAQKSGWLIPDYAPYTVYPLEGHWGLQEKFLNEPVMLKEHFSYQLMIQQPDFVTSQVASEALTRAASKIPEDLVSQLFFTSIEEGMVAQILHVGPYDDEPETFEKLDVFLKEKGYHRTSKEHKEIYMSDPRRVAPEKLKTILRVTVEQDKPDEVSEIK; from the coding sequence ATGGAAAAAATCGAATGGCGAAAAAACGACCCTAGTTATCGTATGTCAAAGAAACCACAGCTACTGAAACTCCGTGCTAAAAACTTTTTTTGTATCAATGGAGTAGGTGATCCAAACGGGGAAGAATTCAAGCGTCGTATAGGCTGTTTATATGCTGTAAGTTATACGATCCGAATGGCACAAAAAAGTGGCTGGTTGATTCCTGATTATGCACCTTACACCGTTTATCCTTTAGAAGGTCATTGGGGGCTACAAGAAAAATTTTTGAATGAACCAGTGATGTTAAAGGAACATTTTTCTTATCAGTTGATGATCCAGCAACCGGATTTTGTTACCTCTCAAGTGGCTTCAGAGGCGTTAACGCGAGCCGCAAGTAAAATCCCAGAAGATTTAGTGAGTCAACTTTTCTTCACGTCGATCGAAGAAGGCATGGTTGCGCAAATCTTACACGTTGGTCCATACGATGATGAACCAGAAACATTTGAAAAGCTGGATGTATTTCTTAAAGAAAAAGGCTATCACCGAACATCAAAAGAGCATAAAGAAATCTATATGAGTGATCCAAGAAGGGTTGCACCAGAAAAATTAAAAACGATTTTACGAGTGACCGTAGAACAAGACAAACCAGACGAAGTGTCAGAAATCAAATAA
- the sapS gene encoding two-component system sensor histidine kinase SapS produces MNFFKYLKDQWSLIVGWVFFILLTIFVMWLAPNITVDWATIAYLALIEGVFLLFFLLVSYLSKRRWWAKLSNLQKISPLQNYLDGGHTEEEKLVEAYINQLIREHQEVMQEAITNQQDQKDYIDSWVHEIKVPVAASELLLRSIEFDIDDQKYTLLENELSKIDEYVEQVLYYARLDSFSRDYLIQEYSIKSIIQPVIRSQANYFIQKKIRYEVIGEDQTILTDSKWVAFIFKQILSNAIKYTPDEGEIKLLIEKTPKGVNFSVKDSGIGIPKEDVGRIFDKGFTGANGRLSKTHSTGLGLYLAKNLAEKLGITLTVDSIEGEGTTMTLFFPILSFYQEER; encoded by the coding sequence ATGAATTTTTTTAAGTATTTGAAAGATCAATGGTCGCTGATCGTTGGCTGGGTATTTTTCATTTTGTTGACGATTTTTGTCATGTGGTTAGCCCCTAATATCACAGTAGACTGGGCTACGATTGCATACCTAGCTTTGATCGAAGGTGTCTTTTTACTCTTTTTCTTGCTTGTCAGTTATTTAAGTAAACGTAGATGGTGGGCGAAATTGTCGAATCTGCAAAAAATTTCCCCTTTACAAAATTATTTGGATGGTGGACATACGGAAGAAGAAAAATTGGTGGAGGCTTATATCAATCAGCTGATACGTGAACATCAGGAAGTGATGCAAGAAGCCATCACGAATCAACAAGATCAAAAAGATTATATCGACTCATGGGTCCACGAAATCAAAGTTCCCGTAGCAGCTTCAGAATTACTGTTACGCTCGATTGAGTTTGATATTGACGATCAAAAGTATACGCTGTTAGAAAACGAGTTGTCTAAAATCGATGAGTATGTCGAACAAGTATTGTATTATGCTCGCTTGGATAGTTTTTCAAGGGACTATTTGATTCAAGAATACAGTATCAAGAGCATCATCCAACCGGTCATTCGTAGCCAAGCAAATTATTTTATCCAAAAGAAGATACGCTATGAAGTAATCGGTGAAGACCAAACGATTTTAACGGATTCGAAATGGGTAGCGTTTATTTTTAAACAAATTCTTAGCAATGCTATCAAGTATACGCCAGATGAAGGTGAGATCAAATTGTTGATCGAGAAAACCCCAAAAGGCGTAAACTTTTCTGTCAAAGATTCAGGGATCGGTATCCCAAAAGAAGATGTTGGACGGATTTTCGACAAAGGATTTACGGGGGCGAATGGTCGTCTGAGCAAAACACATTCTACTGGCTTAGGCTTGTACCTTGCTAAAAATCTGGCTGAAAAACTCGGGATCACGCTCACTGTTGATTCGATCGAGGGAGAAGGAACGACGATGACTTTATTTTTCCCTATCTTGAGTTTTTACCAAGAAGAGCGTTAA
- a CDS encoding arginine repressor, with the protein MKKNQRQSLIRQLITEHAIGTQEELLNHLQMNGVNATQATISRDIRELKLVKVQDENKQIRYALFNQQADSLMEDRLRNAVKREVLRIQPIQFMIVVLTEKDGADVVTNWLDEVNYPEVAATIAGVDTFIIICRTEEEAQSFAEKLEQMRE; encoded by the coding sequence ATGAAAAAAAATCAACGACAATCATTGATTCGCCAATTGATCACGGAACATGCGATCGGTACGCAAGAGGAATTATTGAATCATTTACAGATGAATGGTGTCAATGCAACTCAAGCAACGATCTCACGAGATATCCGCGAATTGAAGCTCGTTAAGGTCCAAGATGAGAATAAACAGATAAGGTATGCGTTATTCAATCAACAAGCCGATTCTTTAATGGAAGATCGCTTACGAAATGCGGTCAAACGTGAAGTCTTACGTATCCAACCCATCCAATTCATGATCGTGGTCTTGACTGAAAAAGATGGTGCGGACGTCGTGACGAATTGGTTAGATGAAGTAAATTATCCAGAAGTCGCTGCAACGATTGCTGGGGTCGATACGTTCATTATTATTTGTCGAACAGAAGAAGAAGCTCAGTCTTTTGCCGAAAAATTAGAGCAAATGAGGGAATAG
- a CDS encoding NAD(P)/FAD-dependent oxidoreductase, which produces MEKIAVIGGGIIGMTLANYLDTSKFEVTLFDAKEGQATRASAGIISPWLSKRRNKQWYQLAKDGAAFFPKLIQDLALDDSIYKQSGTLIFRTKEALEDLAALAEERKKEAPEIGDISLLSAEETAKALPLLKPTPSLFVSGGGRLDGHAYLSHLAARLEQKRVQVVSERVQLRKKATQWLVSGTFGHKSFDRVILAPGPSLKPLLEEIGICADIRPQKGQLIVFQTPYLHSQEWPVAMLEGEADFIPFNNGTILVGATHENDARWDLAPTEAAYQQLIQNTAPFLTDSDQLATWTHTMRVGTRAYTSDFAPFFAPVPEEPTLIAASGLGSSGLTTGPYIGYLIADYLNTGTWRGEHYQKPIGTYLSRI; this is translated from the coding sequence ATGGAAAAAATCGCTGTTATCGGTGGTGGTATCATCGGTATGACATTAGCAAATTATTTAGATACCTCTAAATTTGAGGTTACCTTGTTCGATGCAAAAGAAGGACAAGCAACTCGGGCAAGTGCTGGGATCATCTCGCCTTGGCTTTCCAAAAGACGAAATAAACAGTGGTATCAGTTAGCAAAAGATGGCGCTGCTTTCTTCCCAAAGCTCATCCAAGATCTAGCACTTGATGATTCTATCTATAAACAATCAGGTACATTGATCTTTCGCACAAAAGAAGCTTTGGAGGACCTTGCCGCACTTGCGGAAGAACGAAAGAAGGAAGCACCAGAAATTGGTGATATTTCACTATTGAGTGCTGAGGAAACAGCGAAGGCTCTTCCCTTGCTAAAACCAACTCCTTCCTTGTTTGTCAGTGGCGGAGGCCGTTTAGATGGTCACGCTTATCTGTCTCACCTTGCCGCACGGTTAGAACAGAAAAGGGTCCAAGTTGTCTCTGAACGTGTCCAATTACGCAAAAAAGCCACCCAATGGCTCGTGTCTGGTACTTTTGGGCACAAGTCATTTGACCGAGTGATCTTAGCCCCTGGACCTTCATTGAAACCGTTGCTTGAAGAGATCGGAATCTGTGCAGATATTCGCCCCCAAAAAGGGCAACTGATCGTTTTTCAAACGCCTTATTTACACAGTCAAGAATGGCCTGTCGCTATGTTAGAAGGTGAAGCCGATTTTATCCCATTCAATAATGGGACAATACTAGTTGGTGCCACCCATGAAAATGATGCAAGATGGGACCTCGCGCCAACTGAAGCGGCTTATCAACAACTGATCCAAAATACCGCACCATTTTTGACTGATTCTGATCAGCTTGCTACATGGACACACACGATGCGTGTCGGCACACGTGCGTACACTTCTGATTTTGCGCCATTCTTTGCGCCTGTGCCTGAAGAACCAACGTTGATTGCTGCAAGCGGCTTAGGCTCTTCTGGTTTGACTACCGGACCTTATATCGGCTATTTGATCGCAGACTATCTCAATACAGGAACTTGGCGAGGCGAGCATTATCAAAAACCGATTGGCACGTATCTTTCACGAATATAA
- a CDS encoding LysM peptidoglycan-binding domain-containing protein, with protein sequence MNSIKKIVLGTTVAAGATAMFVGTTAHADEVYTVKAGDSLSKISQKFAGDNSLIKAIAEQNSIDDINRIFVGEELTIPADASSVKTTEVAPTTEKVETPVVTETPAQEYTYVAPVETVEVAPATATVTTNSNSAKEWIAQKESGGSYTATNGRYIGRYQLDSAYLNGDYSPANQERVVEEYVAGRYGSWDAAKAFWLANGWY encoded by the coding sequence ATGAATTCAATTAAAAAGATCGTTTTGGGGACAACTGTTGCCGCTGGAGCAACTGCAATGTTTGTAGGAACTACTGCTCATGCAGATGAAGTTTATACAGTGAAAGCTGGAGACTCATTATCTAAAATCTCACAAAAATTTGCAGGTGACAATTCACTGATCAAAGCAATTGCTGAACAAAATTCGATTGACGATATCAACCGTATTTTTGTTGGGGAAGAATTAACAATTCCAGCTGACGCTTCATCAGTAAAAACAACAGAAGTAGCACCAACAACAGAAAAAGTAGAAACTCCTGTAGTTACAGAAACACCAGCGCAAGAATATACATACGTTGCGCCTGTTGAAACAGTTGAAGTAGCACCTGCTACAGCTACTGTAACAACAAACAGCAACTCTGCGAAAGAATGGATTGCACAAAAAGAATCAGGTGGTTCATACACTGCAACAAACGGCCGCTACATCGGACGTTACCAATTAGATTCAGCATATTTGAACGGTGACTACTCACCAGCGAACCAAGAACGTGTTGTAGAAGAATACGTTGCTGGACGCTACGGTTCATGGGATGCTGCAAAAGCATTCTGGTTAGCAAACGGTTGGTACTAA
- a CDS encoding manganese catalase family protein yields the protein MFRHQKELQFEAKPDRPNPLIAKYLQELIGGQYGEMSVAMQYLFQGWSCRGEEKYKDMLMDIATEELGHVEMLATMVARLLEDAPVEDQEEAMKKDPTIGAIISGMNPQHAIVAGLGPRPADSVGNPWSGGYIIASGNLLADFRANLNAESQGRLQVARIYEMIDDRGVKDLLSVLLARDSYHQNLWAAAVKELEETEGGILVPTTFPREEERKDIAYDFYNLSEGDESSEGSWAKGKALDGEGEYQWLKEPKIEGEAPKLKPVTPKMYGTPPKK from the coding sequence ATGTTTAGACACCAAAAAGAATTACAGTTTGAGGCAAAACCAGATCGTCCGAATCCATTAATCGCAAAATATTTACAAGAATTGATTGGCGGACAATATGGTGAAATGAGTGTAGCGATGCAATACCTTTTCCAAGGTTGGAGTTGTCGTGGGGAAGAAAAATATAAAGATATGTTAATGGACATTGCGACAGAAGAACTTGGACACGTTGAAATGTTAGCGACGATGGTTGCTCGCTTACTCGAAGATGCACCTGTTGAAGATCAAGAAGAAGCAATGAAAAAAGACCCAACGATCGGTGCGATCATTTCCGGTATGAATCCTCAACATGCTATCGTAGCTGGCTTAGGACCACGTCCTGCGGATAGTGTAGGTAATCCTTGGAGTGGTGGCTATATTATTGCTAGTGGGAACTTACTTGCTGATTTCCGTGCCAACTTGAATGCTGAATCTCAAGGAAGACTACAAGTCGCTCGTATTTACGAAATGATCGATGATCGTGGCGTAAAAGACTTACTTTCAGTTTTATTAGCTAGAGACAGCTATCACCAAAATCTTTGGGCAGCTGCTGTAAAAGAATTAGAAGAAACTGAAGGCGGTATCCTTGTTCCTACAACCTTCCCAAGAGAAGAAGAACGTAAAGACATTGCCTATGATTTCTATAACCTTTCAGAAGGTGACGAAAGTAGCGAAGGCTCTTGGGCAAAAGGCAAAGCGCTAGATGGTGAAGGAGAATATCAATGGTTGAAAGAACCTAAAATTGAAGGCGAAGCACCTAAATTAAAACCAGTAACGCCTAAAATGTACGGTACACCTCCAAAAAAATAA
- a CDS encoding GRP family sugar transporter has product MELLIALVPMVAWGSIGLVSGKIGGDANQQTLGMTIGAFLFSLVAFFIVSPTITPWIALIGFLSGLAWSVGQNGQFHGMKFMGVSVGLPLSTGFQLILNTIAGAVFFHEWTQTKDYVYGILALILLVSGAYLTARQDDEGKVDTENTMLDFGKGFRALIYSTLGYGVYTIIVNWANLDAMSIILPQSIGMILGASFFAFRKVKVDQYVWKNMASGLLWGIGNVCMLLTVKSLGLAVGFSLSQMGIIISTLGGIFILGEKKTKKELIFVIVGCLLVIFGGILLGYMKTA; this is encoded by the coding sequence ATGGAATTATTAATCGCATTAGTCCCAATGGTAGCATGGGGGAGTATTGGTTTAGTCAGTGGAAAGATCGGTGGCGATGCCAATCAACAAACATTAGGGATGACGATCGGCGCATTTCTTTTTTCACTCGTTGCCTTTTTCATCGTTAGTCCAACAATCACACCGTGGATCGCATTGATTGGTTTTCTATCTGGTCTAGCATGGAGCGTTGGTCAAAACGGTCAGTTCCATGGGATGAAATTCATGGGTGTATCTGTAGGGTTACCGTTATCGACTGGTTTTCAATTGATTTTGAATACGATTGCGGGTGCTGTGTTTTTCCATGAATGGACGCAAACAAAAGATTATGTTTACGGTATTTTAGCATTGATTCTTCTTGTAAGCGGTGCGTATTTGACGGCTAGACAAGATGATGAAGGAAAAGTTGATACAGAGAATACAATGCTTGATTTTGGTAAGGGATTCAGAGCATTGATCTATTCTACGTTAGGTTATGGTGTGTATACGATCATCGTTAACTGGGCAAACTTAGATGCGATGTCGATTATTTTACCGCAAAGTATCGGGATGATTTTAGGAGCAAGCTTTTTTGCATTCCGAAAAGTTAAAGTCGATCAATATGTTTGGAAAAACATGGCAAGCGGATTGTTATGGGGAATCGGTAACGTATGTATGCTATTGACTGTGAAGTCATTAGGACTAGCAGTAGGTTTCTCTCTTTCACAAATGGGAATCATCATTTCAACTCTAGGTGGTATTTTTATCTTAGGTGAGAAAAAGACAAAAAAAGAGCTTATATTTGTAATTGTAGGTTGCCTTTTAGTTATTTTTGGTGGTATTCTTTTAGGGTATATGAAAACAGCGTAA
- a CDS encoding toxic anion resistance protein, producing the protein MENKPNLPKQEVTPVNDTLEDLLNNPFSTPVDKLTQTQQNEINALQEQQTAARLIDKLPAERQEQAKQLAEKIDVTDSQSVISYGSAAQTKLGEFSQSMLNHVQAQDIGPVGDSLTELMYRLQEANPDELRAGEGNIFQRVFGKVKQSIYEVTAKYQKIGAQIDKISVKLDKEKDGLLKDNLMLEQLYQKNKDYFDALNIYIAAGELKMEELQTTIIPEAMRKAEQTGDQMDVQIANDYTQFLDRLDKRTHDLRLARQITIQQAPQIRLIQNTNQALAEKIQASIATAIPLWKNQVVIALTLLRQKDAVTAQRQVSETTNDLLKKNSEMLKISAIETAKENERGIVDIETLQTTQNDLIETIQETLRIQQEGKEKRRHAEVELGHMEEDLKQKLLDLTQ; encoded by the coding sequence ATGGAAAATAAGCCAAATTTACCAAAACAAGAAGTAACCCCAGTTAATGATACTTTAGAAGACTTACTGAATAATCCATTTTCGACACCTGTCGATAAATTGACCCAAACACAGCAAAACGAAATCAATGCTTTGCAAGAGCAACAAACAGCTGCCCGTTTGATTGATAAGTTACCTGCCGAAAGACAAGAACAAGCAAAACAATTAGCAGAAAAAATCGATGTGACTGATTCTCAGTCTGTCATCAGCTATGGTTCCGCTGCCCAAACAAAATTAGGTGAATTCTCACAGTCAATGTTGAATCACGTACAAGCGCAAGATATCGGACCAGTCGGCGATTCATTGACTGAACTGATGTATCGCTTGCAAGAAGCGAATCCTGATGAATTACGTGCCGGCGAAGGAAATATTTTCCAACGCGTATTCGGCAAAGTCAAACAATCGATTTATGAAGTGACTGCAAAATATCAAAAAATCGGTGCGCAAATCGATAAGATCTCAGTCAAATTAGACAAAGAAAAAGATGGTCTATTAAAAGACAATTTGATGTTAGAACAACTTTATCAAAAGAATAAAGATTATTTTGATGCGTTGAATATTTATATCGCTGCTGGCGAGTTAAAAATGGAAGAACTACAAACAACGATCATCCCAGAAGCGATGCGAAAAGCAGAACAAACAGGCGATCAAATGGATGTACAGATCGCCAATGATTATACACAGTTTCTTGATCGCTTAGACAAACGTACCCACGATCTACGTTTAGCAAGACAGATCACGATCCAACAAGCACCACAGATCCGTTTGATCCAAAACACAAACCAAGCGTTAGCAGAAAAGATCCAAGCATCGATTGCTACAGCGATCCCATTGTGGAAAAACCAAGTGGTTATCGCGTTGACTTTACTTCGTCAAAAAGATGCTGTTACTGCACAACGTCAAGTTTCTGAAACAACCAACGATCTGTTGAAGAAAAACTCAGAAATGTTGAAAATCTCTGCGATCGAAACAGCGAAAGAAAACGAACGTGGTATCGTGGATATTGAAACATTACAAACGACACAAAATGATTTGATCGAAACGATCCAAGAAACACTCCGTATCCAACAAGAAGGAAAAGAAAAACGTCGCCATGCAGAAGTCGAGCTTGGCCATATGGAAGAAGATTTGAAACAAAAATTACTAGATTTAACACAATAA
- a CDS encoding APC family permease, which yields MDLFRKKEINLNHTSEMKKELKTSDLIMLGIGAIIGTGIFVVTGVAANQNAGPALSLSFVLAAIVVILSGLSFAEFASRVPVIGGPYAYLYVVFGEFAAWLTGWLLIGEFLLAVSSVASGWSGYVQGFIESLGFGLPTALTGGYNPANGTYIDLIAVLVVIFVTYVVSLEAKKALRLNNMMVYVKFGIIALFIIVGIFFVKPENWQPFTPFGFEGVLDGAALVFFAFLGFDAVAMAAEEVKNPQKDVPRGIIGSILIATVLYIIVTLILTGIVPYTELGVNDPVAFAMRYVGHGTVGAIIAVGAILTLLTVTISMMYSLARLLFAVSKDGLLPQFMTEIDKKHRTPKKATYAAGIAALFFAGFFPLNILAELTNIMALAYLMLVSLGLLKLRKMFGKPKAGEFKVPLVPILPIISILSCLVLMSRLQAVTWLVFAITMVIGLVIYFGYGYKHSKMNTEK from the coding sequence ATGGATTTGTTTCGTAAGAAAGAAATCAATCTCAATCATACGAGTGAGATGAAGAAAGAACTAAAAACATCCGATCTGATCATGCTTGGTATTGGCGCGATCATCGGTACAGGAATATTTGTCGTAACAGGAGTGGCAGCAAACCAAAATGCAGGCCCAGCACTATCATTATCGTTTGTCTTAGCAGCGATCGTTGTGATTTTATCTGGTCTAAGCTTTGCAGAATTTGCGTCACGCGTACCAGTGATCGGTGGACCTTATGCGTATCTCTATGTCGTATTTGGAGAATTTGCTGCATGGTTGACTGGATGGCTATTGATCGGTGAGTTTTTATTAGCCGTTTCATCTGTCGCGTCTGGTTGGTCCGGTTATGTACAAGGGTTTATTGAAAGTCTTGGCTTTGGCTTGCCAACTGCTCTAACAGGTGGATATAACCCAGCCAATGGTACATACATCGACTTAATTGCGGTGCTTGTTGTGATTTTCGTCACATACGTTGTTTCTTTGGAGGCAAAGAAAGCGTTACGATTGAACAACATGATGGTTTATGTGAAATTTGGAATCATTGCATTATTTATTATTGTAGGAATCTTTTTTGTTAAGCCAGAGAATTGGCAACCATTTACACCGTTCGGCTTCGAAGGAGTACTGGATGGCGCAGCATTAGTTTTCTTCGCATTCTTAGGATTTGATGCGGTAGCGATGGCGGCAGAGGAAGTAAAAAATCCGCAAAAAGATGTACCTCGTGGAATCATCGGTTCGATCTTGATCGCAACAGTTTTATATATCATTGTGACATTGATTTTAACAGGAATCGTTCCTTATACAGAATTAGGGGTAAATGATCCTGTGGCATTCGCAATGCGTTATGTCGGTCATGGTACAGTAGGTGCAATCATCGCTGTTGGGGCGATTTTGACCTTATTGACGGTTACGATCTCAATGATGTATTCATTAGCTCGTTTATTGTTTGCAGTAAGTAAAGATGGCTTGTTGCCACAATTCATGACAGAAATCGATAAGAAACACCGTACGCCAAAGAAAGCGACTTATGCAGCAGGAATCGCCGCATTATTCTTCGCCGGATTCTTCCCGTTGAATATTTTGGCAGAGTTGACGAACATCATGGCATTAGCTTATCTGATGTTAGTAAGTCTAGGATTATTGAAATTGCGTAAAATGTTTGGTAAACCAAAAGCTGGCGAGTTCAAAGTGCCGTTGGTGCCGATTTTACCAATCATTTCGATTTTATCTTGTCTCGTTTTGATGTCACGTCTACAAGCGGTGACTTGGTTAGTCTTTGCGATTACGATGGTCATCGGACTAGTGATTTATTTTGGTTATGGTTATAAACACAGTAAGATGAATACCGAAAAATAG